Sequence from the Sphingomonas koreensis genome:
TTCGCCACAAGAAGCCCGAAAACTGGATCGCCGCGGTCGGCCGCAACGGTTCGGGCTTGCAGGAAGAAACGCCGCTTTCGGACCGGGAGGTGGCGATGGAGCGACTCGTCATGGGGCTGCGCACCACGGAGGGGATCGACCTTGCGGACATTCCGGAAGGGATGCTCGACATGGCGAAAGTCGCAGACCGCAACTTCGGCCGCTATGTCTTGCTCTCGGGCAATCGCCTCGCCGTGACCGACGCCGGCATGCCGGTCCTCGAAGCCCTGCTCCGCGAGATCGTCCGCGACTAGATTCCTGCCCCTAAACCATTGCAAGCGCGGGTGAATTCAACCGCGCTTGCAATGTTGGATTTCATTTGCTGCCATCGATGAACCGCGCTCCGGCACGGTTCTTTGACAGGTCGGCAAAGTGGAACAACGTCACGCGCCGCCGTCCCCGATGTCAACTTAGCGCCCGAAGCTCTGCGGCGCGGGGGAGACGGTGACGGTGGTGCCGCCGCGGATCTCCTGCACTTCCAGCGCGCGCTCGGCGATGCCGTCGCGGCCGAAGCGGAAGGCGCCGTCGATCCCGCCGAACCCGCCCGGATCGCTCAGCCGCGCGGTCGGGAAACGGTCGCCGGGCCGCCAGTCGCGGGCGATACGCGCGGTCAGCAGCACCGAATCATAGGCCAGCGTCGACAGGCGGTAGGGCGCCGCGCCGAACCGTGCGCGGTACTTGGCGGCATAGGTGCGGTAATAGGTGTCGGAGACGCTGGCGAACCAGGCGCCGTTCAGCGCGGTGATCCCGCCGATCCCCGAATCGCTGTTCCACAGCTCGGTGCCGAGGATGCGTGCGCCGGGGCTGGCGCGGCGGATGCCGGGCACCGCAGTGACCGCGCCGGTCGCGCCGTCGGCGATCAGCACCGCCTGGAAGGGCGACCGGGCGAGCTTGGCGATCGCCGCGTTCATCGCCGGGGCGCCGCGGGTATAGGTCTCGAGCGCGGTGACCTTGCCGCCCGCGCCTTCGACGGCGCGAAGGAACGCGGTCGAGGCGCGTTCGCCATAGAGGCCGGTCGGCATCAGGCCGGCGAATTCAGTGACGCCGCTGCGGCGGGCATGATCGACGACGCGTTCGATCGACTGGGCGGGGGCATAGCCCATCAGATAGGTGCCGTTGCCCGCGACGCTGGTGTCGTTGGAGAAGCTCAGCACCGGTACCCCGGCGCCGCGCGCGATCGGCGCGACGGCGCGGGCGTCCTCGGCGAGCAGCGGGCCGAGGATCAGCTTGTTGCCATCGGCGATGGCGCGCTGCGCGGCGGCGGCGGCTCCGGTCGCGGTGTCGTAGCTGGTGATGCGGACATCCTCGGCCTTGAGGTCGAGGATCGCGAGCTGGGTCGCGTTGGCCAGGCTGCGCCCGACGCCGGCATTGCCGCCCGACAGCGGCACCAGCAGCGCGACGCGATGCCGCGCGGTATCCTCTTCGGGCAGGCCGGGACGGACCGGGCCGGGCGCAGGGCGGACAGGGGCCGGTTCGGGGCGAGTGGGGGCAGGGGGCGGCCCCGACGGACGGACGCAGGCGGAGACCGCCAATGCCCCGACGATGACGAGTCCCCGGAGCAGCGAGGCGATGCCCCGTTGCGGTTTCACTACTGCCTCTGCCATGACGCTCCCCAATGACACTCGTTCTTGCCCCCGGCCTCTACATCGTCGCGACGCCGATCGGCAATCTCGGCGACCTTTCCCCGCGTGCGGCTGAAATACTCCTGAACGCCGATATTGTTGCAGTCGAAGACTCGCGTGTGACGGCGGGCCTGTTCCGCCATCTCGGGGCGAAGCGGCCGATGACCCCCTATCACGACCATAATGCCGAGGCGGTCCGCCCCGGGCTGGTCGCGCGGATGGCCTCCGAAGCGGTCGCCTTGGTCTCGGACGCCGGCACCCCGCTGATCTCCGATCCGGGCTTCAAGCTGGTGCGCGATGCCCGTGCCGCCGGCCATGCGGTCACCACCATTCCCGGCCCCTGCGCCGGAATCGCCGCGCTGACGCTGGCCGGGCTGCCCACCGATCGCTTCCTGTTCATGGGTTTCCTTCCCTCCAAGCAGCAGGCCCGCGCCGAGACGATCGTCGAGGTGGCGGCGATCCGCGCCACCCTGGTCTTCTACGAATCGGGCCCGCGCCTCTCCGCCGCGCTGTCGGCGCTCGCCGAAGGGTTGGGCGACCGCGAGGCGGCGGTGGCGCGGGAGATCACCAAGAAGTTCGAGGAATGCGTCACCGGCAGCCTCACCGAACTCGCCGCCCGCTATGCCGACGCCCCGCCCAAGGGCGAGATCGTCATCGTCGTCGCCCCACCCGGCGAAGCGCCGCCCGCCAGCGCCGAGGATGCCGACGCCGCGCTGGCCGAGGCGCTGACAAGACTCCCGGTCTCGAAGGCGGCGGGCGAGATCGCCAAGCGCTTCGGCCTCGATCGCAAGGCGCTCTACGCGCGGGCGATGGAGCTCAAAGGGTGAGAGATCGCCGCGCCGCCGAACGTGCGGGGCGCGAGGGCGAGACGCGCGCGGCCTGGTATCTGCGGCTGCGTGGCTGGCGCATCCTCGACCGCCGCGTGCGCACGCCTGCAGGAGAGGTCGATCTGGTGGCGAAGCGCGGCAAGCTCATCGCCTTTGTCGAGGTCAAGGCGCGCAAGACGCAGGCCGAGCTCGATTTCGCGATCGACGAGCGCCGTCTCGCCCGCGTCGCGGCCGCCGCCGAATATCTGATGCCGCGCTACGCCACCAACGGCGAGGATATCCGAGTCGACGTCCTCCTGCTCGCCCCCGGCGTGCGCCCGCGCTACATCGAGAATGCCTGGATCGGGTGACAAGTCGCATCGACGTCCCTACTTCCCCATCCGTCACCCCAGCGAAAGCTGGGGTCTCTCACCGCACCAGACCCCAGCTTTCGCTGGGGTGACGAAGGATATTCGATGCCGCTCACCGTCGCCGTCCAGATGGACCCGCTCGATGCGATCAACATCGCGGGCGATTCGACCTTCGCGCTGATGCTCTCGGCGCAGGCACGCGGGCACCGGCTGTTCCACTATTCTCCCGAGGCGCTGAACTATGCCGATGGCCGCGTCTGGACCACCGCGCATCCGGTGACCGTGCAGCGCGTCGCGGGCAATCACTTCAGCTTCGGCGATCCGGTCAAGCTCGACCTTGGCGAAGAAGCCGACGTTGTCCTGATGCGTCAGGACCCGCCCTTCGACCTGGGCTACATCACCGCGACCCACCTGCTCGAACGGATCGCCGACAAGACTCTGGTGGTCAACGATCCGGCCAGCGTGCGCAATGCGCCCGAAAAGGTCTGGGTGCTCGATTACGCGCGCTTCATGCCGCCGACCCTGGTCACCCGCAGCCTCGACGAGGCCAAGGCGTTCCTGGCGAAACACGGCGCGATCGTGGTCAAGCCGCTGCACGGCAATGGCGGCAAGGCGATCTTCAAGATCGATGCCGACGGCGCCAACCTCTCCTCGCTGATCGAGGTGTTCAACACCGCCTATCGCGAACCGCACATGATCCAGGCCTTCCTCCCCGATGTGGCGAAGGGCGACAAGCGCATCGTGCTGGTCGATGGCGAGGTGGCGGGCGCGGTCAACCGTGTGCCGGGGGAGGGCGAGATCCGCTCCAACCTCGCGGTCGGCGGCAAGGCGGCGAAGACCGAACTGACGCAGAAGGAGCAGGAGATCTGCGCCGCGCTCGGGCCGGAGCTCAAGAAGCGCGGGCTGATCTTCGTCGGCATCGACGTGATCGGCGGGGAGTGGCTGACCGAGATCAATGTGACCTCACCCACCGGCATCGTTGCGATCGACACGTTCAACGGCACCGATACCGCCGGGATGATCTGGGACGCGATCGAGGCGCGAGTCGCCGAACGCGCTTGAACCCGTTTGACCGCCTCACGGGTTGATTGCCGTTCATGACCGAGTTCATCCTCAATCTGATCGCCTGGGGCGGCTACATCGGGATCTTCATCCTGATGACGATCGAGAACGTGTTCCCGCCGATCCCGTCTGAGGTGATCATGGGCTTCGGCGGTATGGCGGTCGCGCGCGGCGACATGGCGATGGTCCCGCTGCTGATCTGGGGCACGCTCGGCACCACGCTGGGCAACATGTTCTGGTACGGCGTCGGACGCTGGATCGGGGTCGATCGATTGAAGCCCTTCGTCGATCGCCATGGCCGCTGGCTGACCCTGCGCTGGGAGGATGTCGAGGGGCTGAACCGCTTCTTCCGCGGGCATGGCCTGTGGGTGGTGTTCGTCTTCCGCTTCCTGCCCACCTTTCGCACGATGATCTCGCTGCCCGCCGGGATGGCGAAGATGGGGCTGCCACGCTTCCTGATCGCGACCTTTGCCGGCAGCGCGATCTGGAATGCGGTACTGGCTCATGCGGGTTTGCTGCTGGGATCGCAGTTCGAACAGCTTCAGGACTATGTCGGCCCGGTCGCGATCGGCACCTCGGTGGTCGCGCTGATCTACTATCTCTGGCGTGTCGTGACGTGGAAAGAGCGTCCCTAGCCTTTGAAACTGTCCTTGGCGGCACGCCGCTTGGCGAGCTGCTCGGCGCTCTCCGCGCGCATGAAGGGGTTGGTCGCGCGCTCGAGCTCAATGGTGGTGGGGACGGTCGGGAGCCCCTGCGCCCGCATCATATCCACCTGCGCCATCCGCTCCGCCAGCGCCTCGTTGTCCGGCTCGGCGACCAGCGCGTAGCGGCCATTCGACTGGGTGTACTCGTGCGCGCAATAGACGGTGGTGTCGCCAGGCAGCGCCGCGAGACGCTGCATGTTCGCGAACATCTGCTCCGCCGTCCCCTCGAACAACCGTCCGCAGCCCATCGCGAACAGCGTGTCGCCGACAAAGACGACGGATTCGTCGGGCAGATAGTAGGCGATGTGCCCGGCGGTATGCGCCGGCACTTCCAATACGCTCGCAGCATGATCGCCGAGCTTCACCACATCGCCCTCCGCGACGAGCCGGTCGGCGGTCGGGATCTTCGCCGCTTCGGCGGAGGGCGCGATCACGGTGCAACCGGTGGCGTCCTTGATCGCGGCATTGCCGCCGGTGTGATCAGGGTGCCAGTGGGTGTTCCAGATTGCATCGATCGTCCAGCCGCGCGCCGCCGCCGCCGCCAGCACCGGCTCGGCCTGCGCCGGATCGACGACGATGGTCTGACCCGAGGCATCGTCATGCGCGAGCCAGATATAGTTGTCGCTGAGCGCGGGGATTCGAACGACCTCGATCACGGCATCTCTCCTAGCAGTTCGAATAGTTCGCGTGCCAGCCGTTCGGTGAGTGCCTGGGCGCCTTCCGGCGGCTGGTTGTTCAGGGCGCGACCCAACGCTGCGGCCTGCCCCGCCCACATCGGCGAATAGTCGCCCCGACCGTTGGCTTCGGCGGCCTTGCGCAGTTCAGCCAGCGCGGCCGAGGCATAGGGAAATCGTGGCGCGGCGGGATGCACGGGGCCGATCGCTTCGATCAGCTTGTTGCGTATCCCGCGGGCAATGCCGCCCGAGAACAGGTTAGTCACCACGGTCTCCCCGCCCAGCGCCGCACGATGCGCGGCCGAGATCGTCGCTTCGGCGGTATGAAGATAGGCGGAGCCGAGCTGGACCGCCGCAGCACCCAGCATCAGCGCCGCGGCAATGCCCTCGGCATCGCCGATCCCGCCTGCGGCGATCACCGGTTCGAGCGTGAGATTGGTTTCCACGACCACGGCACGGCTCAGCGCCATCGTCCCTTCGGGCCGGTAGCCGTTCAGGAAATGGCCGGCATGCCCGCCCGCTTCGAAGCCTTGCGCGATGATCATGTCGATCCGTCCGGCGAGCCACTGGCCTTCCGCGACGGTGGTTGCGTTACCTACGGTCACGGCGCCGGTGCGCTGGACCCGTTCCAGCAGCGCGTCGTCCGGCAGACCGAAATGGAAGCTCACAAGCTCGGGCCGGAGTTCCTCGACGACGTGGCACATCGCATCGTCGAACGGCGCGCGCAACGGCGGCGGCGCTTCTGGCGGCCTGACCCGTTCCATCTCGTAGAAGGGAGCCAACACGTCCCGCCACGCGGTCTCGTCCGGCGCTTCACCGAGCGTGTGACAGAAGAAGTTGAGGTTGAGCGGTCCTGTTGCTTGCGCGCGTACCTCGGCCACCTGGTCACACACCTGCTCGGGCGTCAGCATTGCGCAGGGAAGCGATCCCACAGCGCCACCGCGGATCGCCGCTGCGGCCAACGCGACCCCGCCCGCGCCCGCCATCGGTGCCTGGACGATCGGCACGCGGGCGCCGGTCAGCCGGAGGAATTTCTGAACGGGCCGGCCCGTCATGATCCCTCCGGCCATGTCAGCTCACCAACTGCCGGTGTTGGGCATCGATGCCCAGGGTTCGGCGGGCTCGAGATGACCATCCTGCAGCAGCTCGACCGAAATGCCGTCGGGCGTGCGCACGAATGCCATATGACCATCACGCGGGGGGCGGTTTATCGTGATGCCCGCGTCCATCAGCCGCTGGCAGGTCTCGTAAATATTGCCGACGCGATAGGCGAGATGTCCGAAATTGCGGCCGCCGGTATATTCTTCAGGCGGACTGCCGTCCTCGGCCGGCCAGTTGTAGGTCAGCTCCACCTCGGCCTGCGCATGGTCGCCGTTCGCTTCGATATCGTCCGGCGCGGCGAGGAAGATCAGCGTGAACCGGCCCGGCTCGCTGTTGACGCGACGCATCTCCTTGAGGCCGAGGAGCTCGAAGAAGCGGACGGTGGCGTCGGGATCGGCGACGCGGATCATCGTGTGGAGATATTTCATGGGACCCTCTTTCGATTTGGTCCCCAGATAGGTTGCGTGCCGCGAGAGTCTATTGCGGCGCGTCGAATTGTTTGAGCGCCGTGCGCGCCGCATTGCCCGGCTCCGTCTCCGGTCCGAGCTGCATCGCCCTTTCCCACGCAGCCCGTGCCGCCGCTTCATCCCCGGACAGCGCGGCGATGTTGCCTGCTTCGAGCTGGACGGATGCGTCGTCGCCGGCGCGCGACAGCGCTTCCTTGATGTGTCGTTGCGCAAGGGGAAGGTCGCCGGTCCGCCTCGCCAGCGTGGCCGACAGCAGCCACGCCATCGGATCGCCCGGCGCCTTTGCCACCGCCTGATCGAGATCGGCGCGCGCGTCGCCGATACTGCCCGATGCGACCAGCGCCCGAGCACGATCGAGATGTGCTTCGCCCAGCTCCAGCCCGGTCAGGTTCCCGGTCGCCAGCGCTGCATCGAGCGCCGCGCGCGCCTTGGCCGGATTGGCGGCGGCGAGCCAGGCATTGCCGGCCTGCGCCCAATAGTTGGAGGCACGAACGTCGCGTGCCACCTCCGCCTCGCGCGCGGCGGTCTCGAACGCGGCGCTGGCGCTGGTCCAGCGGCGCTGCGCGGCATAGGCCATGCCGAGGCACTGATTGGCGAGGAAACCGCCACCGGCGATCTTCCAGCGATCGGCCTCGGCGACGCCGCGGGCGGGATCGCCGACCGCCAGCTCGACGCAATCCTCCCAGCGCTGCTGTGCCGGCGCGGGCGGGCCGGTGACGGGCGTGGGCGGCGTGGCGATCTGGGCAAGCAGGAAGAGCATCATGATGCGGCGGACAGGTCCTCAATCACCTTCAGGATCAGGGCAATGTCCTGCGGGCGCGACAAGCGGTGGTCGCCGTCCTTGACGAGGATCGTCTGCACATCGTCTGAACGCAGCAGGCCAGCGAGCGTCAGGCTGTGCTCCCACGGCACGTCGGGATCGCGCTGGCCGTGGATCAGCCGTGCCGGGACCGCGATATCGATCGGCGCACCGAGCAACCGGTTGGCCTCCCCCGATTCCCAGAAGCGGCGGGTGGTGACGGTCGGTTCGGGCGAATAGATCGACGGCTCCCTCAGACACCCTTCGGCCTGGATCACCGCCTTCTGCTCGGGCGTGAACCCCCAGTCCGTGAAGTCGGGCGCGGCCGCGATCCCCACCATTGCGACGACCCGTTCCGGCCGGGCGAGCGCCGTGAGCAGCATGATCCACCCGCCCATCGACGATCCGACCAGAACGAGCGGCCCGGCGGTGGCTGCATCGATCACCGCCAGCGCGTCGTCGCGCCAGCTTTCCAGCGTCTGATCCGCGAATGCGCCGCCGCTTTCGCCGCACCCGGCATAGTCGAAGCGCAGGCAGGCGCGGCCGGTCTCGCGCGCCCAGGTGTCGATCGCCACCGCCTTGCTCCCGCTCATGTCGGAGGCGTAACCGGGAAGGAAGACGATCGTCGGGCCGTTGCCCGGGGCGTGGATGTAGGCGAGGGCGTTGCCGTTGCGTTCGATGGTCTGCATCGCCCGTGCATAGACTGGCGGACTCCCGCGGGATAGGGTCGCCGCCATGGACGAACCCCCGCTGCCCCTGTTGTTCGCCGCGCATCTCGCGCGTGACCGGCGGCGTTCGGCCCACACGGTTCGCGCCTATGGGGCGACTGCGGTTCGGCTCGTTGCATTCCTGGGCGGGCACTGGGGTGAAGCGGTGACGCGCGAAGGACTGCGCCGCGCAAGCGCGGCGGACTTGCGGGCCTATCTGGCGCATCGGCGTAGCGGTGGACTGACCAACGCCTCGGCAGCACGCGAACTGTCGGCTGTGCGCGCCTTCCTCATATTCGCCGGCGATGCGGATGGGGCCGATATCCCGCGGCTGCGCGGGCCGCGGGTCAAGAAGGGCATTCCGCGTCCGGTCTCGCCGGACGAGGCGCTGGCGCTGGCCGAGGACGTCGCCGACGACGCGCGTGAACCCTGGATCGCGGCGCGCGATCTGGCGGTGCTCCTCCTCCTCTATGGCGCTGGGCTGCGCATCGGCGAGGCGATGGGGCTGACAGGTGCGGTACTCCCGCTCGGCGAGACGATGCGGGTGACCGGCAAGCGCGGCAAGACCCGGATCGTGCCGCTGCTCCCGCAGGTGCGCGACGCAGTGGAGGATTATGTCCGCCGCTCTCCCTATGGCACCGCGCCGGGCGAGGCGCTGTTCCGCGGCGCGCGTGGCGGCCACCTCTCTCCCGCGATCATTCGCCGCTCGGTTCGGGCGGCGCGGACAAGGCTGGGACTGCCGCCACGTACAACGCCGCACGCGCTGCGCCACAGCTTTGCGACCCATCTTCTCGGGCGCGGCGCCGATCTTCGTGCCTTGCAGGAGCTGCTCGGCCATGCGAGTCTCAGTTCGACGCAGATCTACACTGCGGTCGATGCGGCGCATTTGCTCGACGTCTATCGCAACGCCCATCCGCGGGCGTGAAGATCATATGGCCGGGAACCTCACGGCGTTCCGGCCATTGCATTTGTTCGGTTTGTAACAGGAGAGCTCGAATGATCCGATATGGCTGCGCGGTTGCCGCGCTGGCGTTAGCGACCACCGCGTGCGGCAGCGTGACGACGCCGCCCGCGAACACCGGCGAGCCCGTCAACACCGCGATGCCGATCGAGAATGAGAGCGAGGCGCTCCCGCTCGACAATGGCGCCGAAGTGGCGGAGACCGCCACCGCGGCGCTCAGGAAAGCCGACGGCACACCTGCGGGGAGTGCCATCGCCAGCGTGACGCCCGAAGGGCTCAGCGTCTCCGTTTCGGTCACCGGTATCAGCCCCGGCCAGCACGGCGTGCACGTCCATATGACCGGCAAGTGCGAAGGCCCCGCCTTTGCCAGCGCGGGGGGGCACTGGAACCCGGGCAATACCAAGCACGGCCTCGAAGCGCCGGACGGCGCGCATGCCGGCGACATGCCGAACCTGACGGTTGCCGACGATGGCACCGGCACCCTCACTTTCGTGCTCAAGTCGGGCACGCTTGCGCAGCTTCTCGACACCGACGGCTCGGCCTTCGTGGTCCATGCTGGGCCGGACGATCAGAAGACCGATCCCTCGGGCAACAGCGGCGATCGTGTCGCCTGCGGTGTCTTCGCGGCGGGTTGATCTCGGAGCGGTGCCGTCCGCGTTAGCGGAACAGTCTATGAGCCGGTCAGCGGATAACGCGCGACCGGCTCGTAGCTCGCGCCGCCATGGCCGAGGCGGCTTTCGAACAGGACCATCGCGTCGATCGCGAAGGGCTCGCTGGCCAGCGCGGCATGCTCGGCCAGCCAGCGATCGACCGGCCCGGCCGATCCCGACATCCTCGCCAGCGTGATGTGGGGCAGATAGGCGCGGCGCTCCGGCTCCAGCCCCGCGCGCACGATCGCAGCATCGACCTTGCGGTGAAGCGCGGCCAGCGGCTCGCGCGGCGAAACGCCGGCCCAGATCGCGTTGGGTCTCCCGCGGCTGTCGTCGAACACGCCGCATCCGTCGAGGCGCAGTTCGACCGGTGCGTGGCGGACTGATCCCAGGACCAGCGCGACATCCTCGGCTGCGTGCGGCTCGACTTCGCCGATATAGCGCAGCGTCAGATGAAGCTGGGCATCGTCCTGCCAGCGAGCGCCGGGTACGCCACCCATCGCGCCGAGCAGGCGCCCGCGGATGGCGTTTGGAGGGCGCAGCGCGACGAACAGACGATGCATAGGGACGTCTTAACCTTTTCCATCAGGGCGCGCGATGCCGGTTTTCCTTGAAAACAGGGCGCCAAACCATGATATTCGGTCACATCCGGCGAGATGCGCCGGGCAAAGGAGTTTGAGATGGCTAATTGGTCTGACCCCCATACGACCGCCGCGCCGTACGCGACGGCCGCAGGTACGCGGGATGCTGCGTACGATGCGGGGCTGCGGTCCTACATGCTTTCGGTCTACAACTATATGGCGTCGGGCGTGCTGCTCAGCGGCGTCGTCGCCCTGCTCTTCGCATGGGGCGGCGAAACCTCGATGGCCTATTCGGTGTTCGCCAATGGCGGCCCGCTCGCCTGGCTGATCATCCTCTCGCCGCTCGCCATCGTGTTCGCGATGAGCTTCGGCCAGAACAAGATGTCCACCGGCACGCTGCAGGCGCTGTTCTGGGGCTTCGCGGTCCTGATGGGCCTGTCGCTCTCGACGCTGCTGCTGCGCTACACCGGCGCTTCGGTCGCCCAGGCCTTCTTCGCGACGGCCGCGGGCTTCGCGGGTCTGAGCCTCTATGGCTACACCACGAAGCGGGATCTGTCGGGTCTCGGCAGCTTCCTGATCGTCGGCCTGATCGGCCTGATCGTGGCGAGCATCATCAACATCTTCACCCAGTCGAGCACGTTGTCGCTGATCATCAGCTTCGCGGGCGTGCTGATCTTCGCCGGCCTCACCGCCTATGACACGCAGCGTATCAAGAGCATGTACGCCTATGTCGCGGGCACTGACATGGTGGGCAAGGTCGTGATCATGAGCGCGCTGTCGCTCTATCTCGACTTCATCAACATGTTCCAGTTCCTGCTCAGCATCATCGGCAGCTCGCGCGACTGATCGATCCGGACGGAACGAAGACAAGGGCCCGGCCAGCAATGGCCGGGCCCTTTTCGTTGTGGCCACGCGCAGGAACTCCCGCTTCCGGCCGCGCGTTCTTGAAACCGACACATAGGAGTTGGATCATGAACGACGACGCCGACCGGAAGCCCGTGAAACCCGGTGACGCCGGCACTGACGCATCGATCGAAGAACGGCTGAAGAAGAACCCGGAAAGCAAGCAGGCGCGGCTCGATCGTGCGCTCGACGAATCGATGGACGCGTCGGATCCCCCCGCGACGACGCAGCCGATCCATTCGCACGAGCCGTCGCCCTCGTCAGGCTATGACGCGGACAAGGAACGCAAGCTCGCCGACGAACGCCGCCAGAAGGCGGAGACCGACTAGGGCTGGAGGAGGTCGAGCGCCGCGGCGGTCATCGCTTCTGCCGCGGTGCCGATCACCTTCTCCGCATCGGGGGCCCATTTGGAACTGTGGAGCGAGGGAAGACCCTTGCCGCCCGACGCCTTTGCGGCATCCCATTTGTCCTGCGGCACCCCACCGACCCAGTAGATCGCGCTCTGGATCGACGGATCGGCGATGTGGTAGCGCCCGAAATCCTCGCCCGCCATGGTCGGGGCGATATCGGTGACGCGGTCCTTGCCGAAGCGTGCGGTAAACAGCGTCTTGAGATGGGTTGCGAAGGGATCGGTGCTGACCGTCGGCGGCGTGAAGTTCTCGCGGATCGTGACGACCGGCATCCGCTCTTCGGGCACGCCCGCAGCGATCGCTTCACCCTTGGCAATACGCGCGATCCCGTCGAGCAACTGCTTGCGTACCTCAGGCGTATAGGCGCGGACGGTAAGCAGGAGCAGCGCCTGCTCGGGAATGATGTTGTGCCTCGTTCCACCCTGGAAGCTGCCAACGGTGATCACGGCGGAATCGAGCGGATCGACTTCGCGGGCGACGATCGTCTGCAGTGCCGAGACGATCCGCGCGCCGAGCACGATCGGATCCTTGGTCGTTGCGGGATAGGCGCCGTGCCCGCCCACGCCCTTCACCACGATATCGACCGAATCGACGCTGGCGAAAGTGGGGCCGGAGCGGATGCCGATTGTGCCCGCGGGCAGCGCCGCGCTATTGTGAAAGGCAATGGCGTGGCTCGGCTTGCCGAAGCGCGCGTAGAGCCCGTCGTTGAGCATCGCGATCGCGCCCGCGCTGTTCTCCTCCGCGGGCTGGGCGACCATCACCAGCGTGCCCTTCCACTTGCCCTTCATCGCGGCAAGGTTGCGCAACGTACCGACCCAGGCGGTCATGTGGGTGTCGTGTGCGCAGGCATGCATGATGCCGGTCTCGACGCCCTCGGGGGTTTTGCCCCGCACCTTGGATGCGAAGGGCAGGCCGGTTTCCTCGGTCACCGGCAGCCCGTCCATATCGGCACGGATCAAGATCGTCGGCCCCGCGCCATTCTTCATGACCGCGACCACTCCGGTTCCGCCGACCTTCTCGGTCACCGTGAAACCGGCCTTGCGCGCCTCGGCGGCCATCCGTGCGGCGGTCTGCACCTCGTGCTGGCTGAGCTCGGGCGCGGCGTGCAGCTCCTTGTAGAGCGCCATCAGCGACGGCAGCTCCTTCGCGGTGGCATCCCGGATCGGATCGGCGGCGGCGGGAAGGGCGAAGGCGAGGCTGCTCGCCGCGGCGATGAGGAGGTGCTTCATGCGACGCACCCTAAGCGGCCGCGACGACGGCGCAATGTCCAATCGCTGCTGGTCCGCCGCTCAGCCGGGGACCAGCTCGATCACGTCGATCTGCGATTCGAACGCCGGCCAGGGCAGTACCAGGCGCCAGCGCTCGGCGCCGACCCGCTCGATATAGCCCGCCATATCCCGCTTCCGGTCCTGCCCATAGGTGAGCGGGATGGTCTCGTCGCCGAGCTCGAGCGCGCCGAGAAAGATCACGCGCGTGTCGTTCTCGGCGTAGATCGTGCCCATCGGTCGCTGCACGCCGTCGAGCTTGGCGAAGCTTGGCAGATCGCCCTTTCCGATACGGCAGCTGAACCACGGTAAGGCGGCGAAGGCGCGCATCTCCGGCCGCTGCCCGCCCAGCTTGAAGGCGCGGCATTTATAGTCGCCCGCGGGCGGCATCGCGCGGTCCAGCGCCCGGTCCGGGTCGAACAGCGGACCCTGTTGGGCGATTGC
This genomic interval carries:
- a CDS encoding penicillin-binding protein activator translates to MAEAVVKPQRGIASLLRGLVIVGALAVSACVRPSGPPPAPTRPEPAPVRPAPGPVRPGLPEEDTARHRVALLVPLSGGNAGVGRSLANATQLAILDLKAEDVRITSYDTATGAAAAAQRAIADGNKLILGPLLAEDARAVAPIARGAGVPVLSFSNDTSVAGNGTYLMGYAPAQSIERVVDHARRSGVTEFAGLMPTGLYGERASTAFLRAVEGAGGKVTALETYTRGAPAMNAAIAKLARSPFQAVLIADGATGAVTAVPGIRRASPGARILGTELWNSDSGIGGITALNGAWFASVSDTYYRTYAAKYRARFGAAPYRLSTLAYDSVLLTARIARDWRPGDRFPTARLSDPGGFGGIDGAFRFGRDGIAERALEVQEIRGGTTVTVSPAPQSFGR
- the rsmI gene encoding 16S rRNA (cytidine(1402)-2'-O)-methyltransferase, whose protein sequence is MTLVLAPGLYIVATPIGNLGDLSPRAAEILLNADIVAVEDSRVTAGLFRHLGAKRPMTPYHDHNAEAVRPGLVARMASEAVALVSDAGTPLISDPGFKLVRDARAAGHAVTTIPGPCAGIAALTLAGLPTDRFLFMGFLPSKQQARAETIVEVAAIRATLVFYESGPRLSAALSALAEGLGDREAAVAREITKKFEECVTGSLTELAARYADAPPKGEIVIVVAPPGEAPPASAEDADAALAEALTRLPVSKAAGEIAKRFGLDRKALYARAMELKG
- a CDS encoding YraN family protein, whose translation is MRDRRAAERAGREGETRAAWYLRLRGWRILDRRVRTPAGEVDLVAKRGKLIAFVEVKARKTQAELDFAIDERRLARVAAAAEYLMPRYATNGEDIRVDVLLLAPGVRPRYIENAWIG
- the gshB gene encoding glutathione synthase, coding for MPLTVAVQMDPLDAINIAGDSTFALMLSAQARGHRLFHYSPEALNYADGRVWTTAHPVTVQRVAGNHFSFGDPVKLDLGEEADVVLMRQDPPFDLGYITATHLLERIADKTLVVNDPASVRNAPEKVWVLDYARFMPPTLVTRSLDEAKAFLAKHGAIVVKPLHGNGGKAIFKIDADGANLSSLIEVFNTAYREPHMIQAFLPDVAKGDKRIVLVDGEVAGAVNRVPGEGEIRSNLAVGGKAAKTELTQKEQEICAALGPELKKRGLIFVGIDVIGGEWLTEINVTSPTGIVAIDTFNGTDTAGMIWDAIEARVAERA
- a CDS encoding DedA family protein, whose product is MTEFILNLIAWGGYIGIFILMTIENVFPPIPSEVIMGFGGMAVARGDMAMVPLLIWGTLGTTLGNMFWYGVGRWIGVDRLKPFVDRHGRWLTLRWEDVEGLNRFFRGHGLWVVFVFRFLPTFRTMISLPAGMAKMGLPRFLIATFAGSAIWNAVLAHAGLLLGSQFEQLQDYVGPVAIGTSVVALIYYLWRVVTWKERP
- the gloB gene encoding hydroxyacylglutathione hydrolase, translating into MIEVVRIPALSDNYIWLAHDDASGQTIVVDPAQAEPVLAAAAARGWTIDAIWNTHWHPDHTGGNAAIKDATGCTVIAPSAEAAKIPTADRLVAEGDVVKLGDHAASVLEVPAHTAGHIAYYLPDESVVFVGDTLFAMGCGRLFEGTAEQMFANMQRLAALPGDTTVYCAHEYTQSNGRYALVAEPDNEALAERMAQVDMMRAQGLPTVPTTIELERATNPFMRAESAEQLAKRRAAKDSFKG
- a CDS encoding NAD(P)H-dependent flavin oxidoreductase, with product MTGRPVQKFLRLTGARVPIVQAPMAGAGGVALAAAAIRGGAVGSLPCAMLTPEQVCDQVAEVRAQATGPLNLNFFCHTLGEAPDETAWRDVLAPFYEMERVRPPEAPPPLRAPFDDAMCHVVEELRPELVSFHFGLPDDALLERVQRTGAVTVGNATTVAEGQWLAGRIDMIIAQGFEAGGHAGHFLNGYRPEGTMALSRAVVVETNLTLEPVIAAGGIGDAEGIAAALMLGAAAVQLGSAYLHTAEATISAAHRAALGGETVVTNLFSGGIARGIRNKLIEAIGPVHPAAPRFPYASAALAELRKAAEANGRGDYSPMWAGQAAALGRALNNQPPEGAQALTERLARELFELLGEMP
- a CDS encoding VOC family protein: MKYLHTMIRVADPDATVRFFELLGLKEMRRVNSEPGRFTLIFLAAPDDIEANGDHAQAEVELTYNWPAEDGSPPEEYTGGRNFGHLAYRVGNIYETCQRLMDAGITINRPPRDGHMAFVRTPDGISVELLQDGHLEPAEPWASMPNTGSW